Sequence from the Nitrospirota bacterium genome:
AAAATAAATTCGGCGTGCTGTCGCGGGTATCGGGCTTGTTCAGCGGGCGGGGATTCAATATCGAGACGATCTCGATCGGGCCCACACTCGACTCCACGATCTCACAGATGACGATCGTGACAACGGGCGACGAGCGCATCCTGGAGCAGATCATCAAGCAGCTGAACAAACTGATCGATGTCATCAAGGTGACGGACCTCGCGGAAAAGGAGTTCGTCGAGCGCGAGATGTGCCTGATCAAGGTCAACGCGCCGAAC
This genomic interval carries:
- the ilvN gene encoding acetolactate synthase small subunit; amino-acid sequence: MKHIISVLVENKFGVLSRVSGLFSGRGFNIETISIGPTLDSTISQMTIVTTGDERILEQIIKQLNKLIDVIKVTDLAEKEFVEREMCLIKVNAPNENRAEALRIGDIFRARVVDSTQKSYTFQVTGDEKKIEAFIELLKPMGIKEIVRTGKVAITRE